In Lepus europaeus isolate LE1 chromosome 9, mLepTim1.pri, whole genome shotgun sequence, the following are encoded in one genomic region:
- the PRR20G gene encoding proline-rich protein 20G, whose translation MACDQGHMESSESYLQGPLQAPDPFSLTHASGSHRSHSSAALLREPGHSGVRQEDPTEADGSPGPAQPTKPVAYVKPMRIQTRAYARSTAPPAGRGQRGRGHPAGRGSLGRAGPPEGTDRHRRLNHTEEPDHPVRPATSLAPLFTFAPEATAQGDHSLHPAQEHRPALEQPAPQVYQRVGFSPLAGSTLRIRQTASSTHVFGVPVFFTNIFH comes from the exons ATGGCCTGTGATCAAG GTCACATGGAGTCCTCAGAGTCCTACCTGCAAggccccctgcaggccccagacCCCTTCTCGCTCACCCACGCCTCTGGGTCGCATCGCAGCCACA gTTCTGCTGCGCTTCTGAGGGAGCCAGGCCACTCGGGTGTGCGACAGGAAGACCCCACGGAAGCAGATGgttccccagggccagcccaaCCCACCAAACCCGTGGCTTATGTGAAACCCATGAGAATTCAGACTCGGGCTTACGCACGCAGCACAGCTCCTCCTGCAGGAAGaggccagagaggcagaggccacccTGCAGGAAGAGGCAGCCTAGGCAGGGCAGGCCCTCCAGAGGGAACAGATCGGCACAGGAGGCTGAACCACACCGAGGAGCCAGACCACCCCGTCAGACCAGCAACCAGCCTGGCCCCACTCTTCACTTTTGCTCCTGAAGCTACAGCGCAGGGAGACCACAGCCTCCACCCTGCCCAGGAGCACAGGCCTGCTCTGGAGCAGCCGGCGCCACAGGTCTATCAGCGCGTAGGTTTCAGCCCCTTAGCTGGCTCAACCTTGCGTATCAGGCAGACTGCCTCCAGCACCCACGTGTTCGGAGTTCCGGTGTTCTTTACCAATATCTTCCactga